One region of Dysidea avara chromosome 1, odDysAvar1.4, whole genome shotgun sequence genomic DNA includes:
- the LOC136253346 gene encoding uncharacterized protein: MASKEEMLLFLLLYCVTISSVMSSHFRGGIIMVRPQPGGGPREMEISYHVSWRRNSRGGGSCSSLTVNNGLLLRGEGSMVCQYGCSGTITTMSYICTDFSIDENWSFGEYRIAYNFTDRTEDTIAIGFTGRCWISPLGCNWNISTTFSLNIRNDTGHINSSPRAITTPVLRLQQGCNHTIPLAVSDPDGDIIKCRWAVGRECAGVCNVTAFPGAQLDSDTCTIHYEANRGARVWAAAVMIEDFIPGSLRPISSVALQFIVLVVASTDPCSQQPEFIDPTPLQGSCVAVPPGITFATQLTATSGSSSASITEIQTVSPIGTRRGELQQFSGTNIYFVNITWEPAANQLNESFMFCYVAVNSVGLASEQSCIQLLAGTFPPTPNPGESVPSQHLVHPSNITLPISFDRNIQRPSVTAYIVFYKFNSGREIYRIDVALSPEVDFDKPRQLVVSPNFLFAEKGKFYINLQRGVVRGTEGCGPPNEPVTSRTFWTFEVLDVTPPVLRYIQNPTLSNGNISLSWESNENVTWECSLVVNSITSSVNCSGANWRGYNLSEGRYELMITATDDAGNVATLVHTFEVDLTPPTVTIVRVPPSLSNQVRSTIRFSCDEFCTAECQLSSDVSEGSPISCNSRSFITPSLQHNNSYTLSIIALDRIGNRAQPVSYQWETDFVSPVVFGVSNTSVPCSKISPVITGQAEASDDRSTFTSLTYSDQNLGCFIRRTWVAMDDADNRAQLVQTIELEFSPVLFLSPQLSFPCDSASGVIQIPENTITTPNPCRLPLQLSFEDSVSEHNCPSEFVRNWTVNICGSTVSHSQNISLFDVCPVHACGRNESTPRGVCTFGECQCSRPFFGEDCDDLIHEPIADIVRTIPLQEAQQFSTVLNVSQGTPPLTWTLVFGPPQLRVDQFTGQVSWDRVRAGNHTIIVQVENQVGQDEISWNLTVIPGYSTFLNPVSPRIFPKAQPIVLTGIVQYTPDNVVRDLLVGFVPVYIDITSNGVTRTLVTVTDRDGSYSLTFYPAMTEHGLYQATSRHPSVSQTTTQTEWGILGLTAIPNRISLTGEAISGFEEIFHNVTIVSNGGPGDLDELSATSSLRDAGTVNVTVLLEGLPFNGTLTAGNQVAVSILIKTLTPLSGSFAILIGSRQGTSLQISVSFQIRPILPSFLIEPSSLNTRIIRGTSRIFEITVTNTGRITANNIRPLLPSNNVISLVSFGNAQQNGSSLDLGTGQSAMLSLLVQTPETQSLGEISTTIAVISAQVSASIPVTLTVSSDVLMNLTVFVEDEFTYFASDEPLVNDAAITLINYQRGIRITLTTEAGNGTVTFINIHEDRYEMFVEAPDHLTVHQVIITSVDDPVIPVFMQRQTVTYTWSVTPVTFEDNYVLTVEADFVTRVPIPIVTVTPEEIDLELFELGFYSALQINITNQGLIRANDGQLQFPDGHPFLEFISDTTELGDIEPLSSTIVTINVSRRSIEKRVVPVAVAAGAVLRIGAGLAARAAGAAARAAVAAARSAIRRTARNLATSTRAQWITYAVQVAYSYVCRGEITRTIPVVLKKLVLIESLVPQPIVTQIGCISCSIRGPSVTVDGPTFNFRGYSARTPAFCDPCIQALVGCAPTPSLPLIGCIPLYLSGSRPLQSTVDAINWVSCAINFKWLTWITCGVNVASMCLDVNIGKKRQSLGRSVNELEEAMYPVLQSIDLAIEVLGDEAWLSVGDPLWVSNILQPSLDDSSDAGILISTGEYSTILTAPPPNGTTTEMIQRLVERLNNTLQGWSNGQLEPVEGTNMVSFSTVEELSNTINTYNNIAIDKGFSSYIEAYSFASGEINQLESWEEEEGVCAVVRIRIEQELAVTRTAFLARLEIENMEAAPLQDGSLEFIITNSGTGEQATHLFAIGNGSLSGSLTDGDGGWTLPSEASGSIEWLIIPFSEAAPESDRSYGVGGTLRYSLDDENITIPLVPTVITVIPDPSLLVHYFWERFVVGDDPFTDEVEDSVPFTLGVAVKNSGHGVASSLQITSGQPEIIENERGLLINFMIIGAMIGNGSIEPSLTVMFGDVPPDATKVVRWQIISSLQGEFRNYSATFENINPLGDPNLSILDELEIHELIRNVRIYNSPEDDGVLDFLVNELDDLLAFPDALYSSKTLEHYNVSVGTILSVRSITTTLLEVRTFTNTTGWVYYRYADSENLLSTTAPAINATKREGNYTTSIPSENSWITRDEDIITRLDTFYLHIFDNITTNGEMVFNMSLCTSDCPLAGMRFSRSPTGIVEQRKKCCVQFFV, from the coding sequence ATGGAGATTTCCTATCATGTCTCATGGAGAAGAAATTCAAGAGGAGGTGGTAGCTGTTCTTCTCTTACAGTTAACAATGGCCTCCTGCTCCGTGGAGAAGGCAGCATGGTGTGCCAGTACGGTTGTTCAGGTACTATTACTACAATGTCATACATTTGTACTGACTTCAGCATTgatgaaaactggtcatttGGAGAATATCGCATTGCTTATAATTTTACTGATCGTACTGAAGATACTATTGCAATTGGCTTTACAGGACGTTGTTGGATTTCCCCATTAGGCTGTAACTGGAATATCTCCACAACATTTTCTCTCAACATAAGGAATGATACTGGTCATATCAATTCATCTCCTCGTGCTATAACCACTCCTGTTCTACGTTTACAACAAGGATGTAACCACACTATTCCTCTAGCAGTCAGTGATCCAGATGGTGACATCATTAAGTGTAGGTGGGCTGTAGGTAGGGAATGTGCAGGTGTCTGTAATGTAACTGCCTTTCCTGGAGCACAGCTTGATAGTGATACATGTACTATACACTATGAAGCTAATAGGGGAGCTAGAGTTTGGGCTGCTGCAGTAATGATAGAAGACTTTATTCCTGGTTCACTGCGACCTATCAGTAGTGTTGCTCTTCAGTTTATTGTGCTGGTAGTTGCTTCCACTGACCCATGTTCTCAACAACCAGAATTCATTGACCCAACACCACTACAAGGATCATGTGTAGCAGTTCCACCAGGAATAACGTTCGCTACACAATTGACTGCTACTAGTGGTAGTTCAAGTGCCTCAATAACTGAAATACAAACTGTTTCACCAATTGGAACTAGAAGGGGAGAGTTACAGCAATTTTCAGGCACTAATATCTACTTTGTTAATATTACATGGGAGCCTGCAGCTAACCAATTGAATGAGTCATTCATGTTTTGCTATGTAGCTGTCAATTCTGTGGGTCTAGCTAGTGAACAGTCTTGTATACAACTTTTGGCTGGTACGTTTCCACCAACACCTAACCCAGGTGAATCTGTGCCCAGTCAACACCTAGTTCACCCATCCAACATCACCTTACCTATTTCATTTGATAGGAACATACAACGCCCCTCAGTGACTGCTTACATTGTCTTTTATAAATTCAATTCAGGAAGAGAAATATATAGGATTGATGTAGCATTATCGCCAGAAGTGGATTTTGACAAGCCAAGACAACTTGTAGTTTCTCCCAACTTTTTGTTTGctgaaaaaggaaaattttacATTAATTTACAGAGAGGAGTTGTGAGAGGTACCGAGGGGTGTGGACCACCTAACGAGCCAGTAACCAGTAGAACATTTTGGACATTTGAAGTTTTAGATGTTACTCCACCAGTCCTCAGATATATTCAGAACCCCACATTGAGTAATGGTAACATTTCTTTGTCATGGGAGAGTAATGAGAATGTAACATGGGAATGTAGTCTTGTAGTAAATTCCATAACATCTTCAGTTAATTGTTCAGGAGCTAACTGGAGAGGATATAATCTCAGTGAGGGTAGGTATGAATTAATGATCACTGCAACTGATGATGCTGGCAATGTGGCAACATTAGTACACACATTTGAGGTTGATCTGACACCACCTACTGTTACTATAGTACGAGTGCCTCCATCATTATCCAATCAAGTAAGGTCAACTATTAGATTTTCATGTGACGAGTTTTGCACTGCAGAATGTCAGTTATCATCTGATGTATCAGAAGGTAGTCCGATTTCTTGTAACAGTAGGTCATTTATTACACCCAGTTTGCAGCATAACAACAGCTACACATTGTCCATAATAGCTTTGGACCGCATTGGCAACAGAGCTCAGCCTGTATCTTATCAATGGGAAACAGATTTTGTTAGCCCAGTTGTTTTTGGTGTTAGTAATACAAGTGTTCCATGTAGCAAAATAAGTCCAGTTATTACAGGCCAAGCAGAGGCATCAGATGACAGGTCCACATTTACATCTCTGACTTACAGTGACCAAAACCTTGGCTGTTTCATTAGAAGAACTTGGGTAGCTATGGATGATGCTGATAACAGAGCTCAGTTGGTTCAAACCATAGAACTGGAGTTCTCCCCAGTCTTGTTCCTTTCACCTCAGCTATCATTTCCTTGTGATAGTGCTTCAGGTGTGATCCAGATACCAGAGAATACTATCACTACTCCAAATCCTTGTAGACTTCCTCTTCAGCTTTCTTTTGAGGACTCTGTTAGTGAGCACAATTGTCCTAGTGAGTTTGTGCGAAACTGGACAGTAAATATTTGTGGCAGCACTGTATCACACTCGCAGAATATTTCTTTGTTTGATGTTTGTCCTGTGCATGCATGTGGTAGAAATGAGAGCACTCCACGTGGAGTATGTACTTTTGGGGAATGTCAGTGCAGCAGACCATTTTTTGGAGAAGACTGTGATGATCTTATCCATGAGCCAATTGCTGATATAGTAAGAACTATTCCATTACAGGAAGCTCAGCAGTTTTCCACTGTGTTAAATGTATCTCAAGGCACTCCTCCATTAACATGGACATTGGTATTTGGACCACCCCAGTTGAGGGTGGACCAGTTTACTGGACAAGTTAGTTGGGATAGAGTTCGAGCTGGTAATCACACTATTATAGTGCAAGTAGAAAATCAGGTTGGACAAGATGAGATTTCATGGAACCTTACAGTAATACCAGGATACAGTACCTTCTTGAATCCCGTTTCTCCTAGAATATTTCCTAAAGCGCAACCAATTGTATTAACTGGAATAGTCCAGTATACACCAGACAATGTAGTAAGAGATTTACTTGTGGGTTTTGTGCCAGTATACATTGACATTACTAGCAATGGGGTAACTAGAACACTGGTGACAGTCACAGATAGAGATGGCAGTTATTCATTGACATTTTATCCTGCTATGACTGAACATGGACTCTACCAAGCTACATCCAGACATCCAAGTGTATCACAAACTACCACACAAACTGAATGGGGAATATTAGGGTTAACAGCTATACCAAATAGGATCAGTTTGACTGGAGAGGCAATCAGTGGGTTTGAAGAGATCTTCCATAATGTTACAATTGTATCAAATGGTGGACCTGGAGACTTAGATGAACTAAGTGCTACTTCATCACTTAGAGATGCAGGGACTGTTAATGTAACTGTGTTACTTGAAGGGCTACCTTTTAATGGTACACTTACAGCTGGGAACCAAGTGGCTGTAAGCATTTTGATTAAGACCTTAACTCCACTTAGTGGCTCTTTTGCAATACTTATAGGAAGTAGGCAAGGTACTTCACTACAAATCAGTGTAAGCTTTCAAATTAGACCAATTTTGCCAAGTTTTCTGATTGAGCCATCATCATTGAACACCAGAATAATCCGGGGTACATCAAGGATATTTGAAATCACTGTGACAAACACTGGGAGAATTACAGCCAATAACATCCGACCGTTACTGCCTAGTAACAATGTAATATCACTTGTGAGCTTTGGGAATGCACAACAAAATGGAAGCAGCCTAGACTTGGGGACTGGACAAAGTGCCATGTTGTCTCTTTTAGTTCAAACACCAGAAACACAGTCACTTGGTGAGATATCTACAACTATTGCTGTGATCAGCGCACAAGTGTCTGCATCCATTCCTGTTACATTAACAGTGTCCTCTGATGTGTTAATGAATTTGACAGTTTTTGTGGAGGATGAGTTCACGTATTTTGCATCTGATGAGCCATTAGTCAATGATGCAGCTATTACACTGATTAACTATCAACGTGGTATTAGGATCACACTAACAACTGAGGCTGGTAATGGTACAGTGACATTTATCAACATTCATGAAGATCGTTATGAAATGTTTGTAGAAGCTCCTGATCATCTAACAGTTCACCAGGTCATAATCACATCAGTGGATGATCCAGTTATTCCAGTATTTATGCAGAGACAAACAGTGACATACACATGGAGTGTGACTCCTGTTACATTTGAAGACAACTATGTTCTCACTGTTGAAGCAGATTTTGTAACACGTGTCCCCATACCAATAGTGACAGTAACTCCAGAGGAAATTGATCTCGAACTATTTGAACTTGGCTTCTACAGTGCATTGCaaataaacatcactaaccaAGGTCTTATCAGAGCTAATGATGGTCAGTTGCAGTTCCCAGATGGTCATCCATTTCTGGAGTTTATCTCAGATACAACTGAACTGGGTGATATAGAGCCACTGTCATCCACTATTGTAACTATCAATGTATCACGTAGAAGCATTGAGAAACGTGTAGTACCTGTGGCTGTAGCAGCTGGAGCTGTCTTGAGAATAGGAGCAGGGTTGGCAGCTAGGGCAGCTGGAGCAGCAGCAAGAGCAGCAGTTGCAGCAGCAAGGAGTGCAATACGCAGAACAGCGAGAAATCTAGCTACATCAACAAGAGCTCAGTGGATTACTTATGCCGTTCAGGTAGCGTACAGCTATGTGTGTCGTGGTGAAATAACACGAACAATCCCAGTAGTGTTGAAGAAACTAGTACTTATTGAATCACTGGTACCtcaacctattgtaactcaaaTTGGTTGTATTAGCTGTAGTATAAGAGGACCATCAGTTACAGTTGATGGGCCGACATTTAACTTTCGAGGATACTCAGCTAGAACACCGGCCTTTTGTGACCCATGCATTCAAGCCTTGGTTGGTTGTGCTCCAACTCCCAGTCTTCCTCTTATTGGGTGTATACCATTATACTTGAGCGGGTCACGTCCTCTTCAATCAACTGTGGATGCCATTAATTGGGTTAGttgtgcaataaattttaaGTGGTTAACTTGGATTACTTGTGGGGTCAATGTAGCCTCAATGTGTTTAGATGTCAACATTGGTAAAAAGCGACAAAGTCTGGGTAGAAGTGTAAATGAACTAGAGGAAGCCATGTATCCTGTCCTTCAAAGTATTGACCTTGCTATTGAAGTGCTTGGAGATGAAGCTTGGCTATCTGTTGGAGATCCCTTGTGGGTATCAAATATTTTACAGCCATCTTTGGATGACAGCAGTGATGCAGGTATACTAATATCTACCGGGGAATACTCTACTATCCTTACAGCTCCTCCTCCCAATGGAACAACAACAGAAATGATTCAAAGATTAGTGGAACGACTAAACAATACATTACAGGGCTGGAGTAATGGTCAGTTAGAACCAGTGGAAGGAACAAACATGGTTTCATTTAGTACTGTTGAGGAGTTGAGCAATACCATAAACACTTACAATAATATAGCTATTGACAAGGGGTTCTCATCATATATAGAGGCTTACAGTTTTGCTAGTGGTGAAATTAATCAACTGGAGAGTTGGGAAGAGGAAGAAGGTGTGTGTGCCGTAGTTAGGATTCGTATTGAACAAGAACTGGCAGTGACCAGAACAGCATTCCTAGCTAGACTAGAAATTGAGAATATGGAGGCTGCTCCACTTCAAGATGGATCTCTGGAATTTATAATAACTAACTCTGGCACAGGAGAACAAGCCACTCACTTGTTTGCTATTGGTAATGGAAGTTTGTCTGGTTCACTGACTGATGGTGATGGTGGGTGGACACTACCTAGTGAAGCATCAGGAAGTATAGAGTGGCTCATAATACCATTTTCTGAAGCAGCTCCAGAATCTGATCGATCTTATGGTGTTGGTGGTACTCTTAGGTATTCTTTAGATGATGAGAATATCACCATTCCTCTAGTTCCAACAGTTATCACTGTTATACCTGACCCTTCTTTACTAGTTCACTACTTTTGGGAAAGATTTGTAGTTGGAGATGATCCATTCACTGATGAGGTGGAAGATTCTGTACCATTCACTCTTGGAGTGGCTGTGAAAAATTCTGGTCATGGAGTAGCCAGTAGTCTTCAGATCACTTCAGGACAACCAGAAATAATTGAAAATGAGAGAGGACTGTTAATAAATTTTATGATAATTGGTGCAATGATTGGTAATGGAAGTATTGAGCCATCTTTAACAGTGATGTTTGGAGATGTTCCTCCGGATGCAACCAAAGTAGTAAGATGGCAGATAATATCAAGTTTACAAGGGGAGTTTAGGAATTACTCTGCTACATTTGAGAACATCAATCCACTTGGTGATCCAAACCTCTCAATTCTTGATGAATTAGAAATTCATGAACTAATCAGAAATGTAAGAATATACAATTCACCAGAAGATGATGGAGTACTAGATTTCCTTGTTAATGAATTAGACGATCTTCTAGCATTCCCTGATGCTTTGTACAGTAGTAAAACACTTGAACATTATAATGTCAGTGTTGGTACCATATTGTCTGTACGTAGTATAACAACAACATTACTGGAGGTGAGGACATTTACTAACACTACAGGATGGGTATACTACAGATATGCAGACTCAGAAAACTTACTGAGTACCACAGCTCCTGCTATTAATGCTACCAAGAGGGAAGGGAATTATACTACTTCAATACCATCAGAGAACTCCTGGATAACAAGGGATGAAGATATAATCACAAGACTTGACACTTTCTATCTTCACATTTTTGACAACATTACAACAAATGGTGAAATGGTTTTCAACATGAGCTTGTGTACTTCTGACTGCCCTCTTGCTGGAATGCGTTTTTCAAGATCTCCAACAG